CCGGTATAGCAACTTTTAACGGGAACGTTGCGAATAGTTTAAGAAATTTGGACACTtatgtcaaaaatgaaattataccTGAAATAAAGAAGATGACAGAATCTGGAACAGAAATAGCAGAAAGTGCCAAGGACATGGCGGATAATGCTAAGAAACTAGTAAACGAGGTGATTGAAGTATTAATTCCAGCCGCCACAGAAACACTGGACGCCGCCCGAGATATGATGTTTGGAATAACAGACAGCACAAAACAAGTAGCAAATTCGACTTCCCGATTATTAGATACTGCTACTGATGTTTTGATACCAGAAACTGCACAGACGTTGAACACCACTCGTTGGATGATGATAGAGTTTGTGAACATTACACGAGGGATACAAGGAAGGATAGGACAAAGTTTAGACAACGTGGACTATATCTTGGAACTTTTAATTGCTCTTATGTTTATGTTTCTCGGCTTTGTATGTGGATATGAACTTCGACGTGTTGGGTACATATTGAGACCACGTGGTTTTGTAGCGTTAGAGATTTGTTTACTAAAATGGTCCAGAATTGTATGCTTTGTCTCTGCTTTTCTTCTAGCTGTTCGCATAATACTAAAGATGCTACAGATAAGTTTATTTTCGAAACCGGAAAGGCTTCTGTTCTTCATCTTGTTTCCGattttatctgtattttcatATTATGTACTACGCCTTCTACTTTTTCTCTTCCATCTGCTCTGCACTGGCTTGTATTACCTGTTCTGTTTAGTTAAATACTTGCTGTATTTTCCCTATCTTATTTTATACTATGTCTTCCTGGCACCATTTGTGTTAACATATGaatgttttgtaaatagaaaCACCCATCTTAACAGAATCGGAGCACTCATTATCTACTGTATGCCGGTAATTTTCTGTTTATTGTACTGCGGATGCGAGGAAGTGATGGACTCCCTGTTAAAAGCAACAGAAAAAGAAAACTCAAATTCAGTGGATGCAGATGCAGAATACTCTTTAACTTGGCTGTATTCACTTTTGGTaacttttgttgcattttatCTCGTTGCAGTAGTTTTAAAGTTCTGCTATCCACCACCTGTCCCAAGGCCATTTGTAGCAGGCGTCCGCGTCACCGAAACATACGTTAAATCTTTGAAGTTCATTCCATACACCTGATTAATCTTGTATCATATGAATCCGTCAGACCTGCTAAAATTCAGAATATAGTTTTGTAAATAGAGATAACCGCCCAAAGAGAAACGGAGCTTTAATAATGTACTGCATGCCGGTAATTTTCAGTTCATTGTACTGTTATGCATGCCGGGAAGTGATCGACTCTAGGTTGTAAGCAACTAAAAAATGAGAACTCTAAATTCGGAGACGTAGATGCGGAGTATTCTCAAACTTTGCCCTATTTTCtattagtattttttattttgttctatgGTCTAGcaatattctaaagttttgataTTCTGTATAAGCATTTTGTAGCTGACGCTAGTAGCCGACATAGACGTTGAAATATCCCATTTCTTctgttaaaaatcatttaaatattgtcatttaaatATGTATAACCCAAATTAACTAGCTACTAGATACTAGTATACGTCGCGATAAATATAGATCCCTTCCTTGTCGCACCTGTCAGTCTCCTATGTTGGTCCAAACAAACTAATGAATAGCTTTAACAGTAATCATGTTTTGTATACTTTATATGTAGAGATGTTGAAACAGTGCGAAAATAACAAATGTAATTGGTTAACtaatgttaaaacacttttataaGAAACAGGTTTTTAAGAAGTTTGGCTATTTCGTGATTCTGTTATAAGTGTAACACATTTTATATCCATGTTTAAAGTTCGCTTGAAGGAGATGTATATATCACAGTGGCGTGAAGGTGTACGTAACTCCAGCGCATTGACTCTGTACAAAGAAATTAAATCTAATTTTGAAGTATCTGCCTACTTAAGTATATTAGACAATGTGAAACATAGACAGGCACTAGCAAAACTTAGACTTTCATCGCATAAACTAAATATAGAGCAGGGAAGACATCGAAACATTCCAAGAGCAGACCGGAAGTGTCATATGTGTGTAAAAAAATGACTTAGAAGATGAGTACCATTTTGTGCTTGTATATGATGCCGCTTACAGAcagttgagaaaaaaatatttaccatcAGTTTTTACGAGTTCCCCTAGTATGTTTAAGTTCATAAACTTGATGAATAGTGATAATAAAGTATTGTTACATCGACTATCAAATTATATCATTAAGGCATTTCAACTTAGGGATAGGAGTACAAATGTTCCTGTATAaatgacacaacactttgtttacactctcatgtatatgtatatgtatatatatttgtacttgccATTCATTATCTTTTTGCATGTCATTTGTTTAATATGTTATGGAGACAGATGATAAGCTGTAAtgcttaaatctaaataaattatctgttctgttctgttctgttctgttcatgtGCCGAAACTGTCACGCTAGCTTACTAACTCGGTGGTTCTACTCGTGTATGTCCATGCCTAAAATTATGTCTGAAAGGTCATCCGGGGTCTTCATAACACAATTCAAGCTGATTTGAAGTCGCCAAGCAGAATTATTATTAAGCGTACATTGGTATTTTATAAGtgtttaagtggcaggggccagtttcgcatttggcccgggtacgttttttaaataaaatatacatatgtactttacaggcatatatattcaactggttatttatgatgtttatagaactaaggattcctgcgtacgagtgattattgtgtaaaataaatatgtgcatgtatcgattttcctagctccatgtagacggccggatctaaaactttacctgaggtaacggaagtcagacgaattggaaacggtcatccatccatccagcttcagctcaaatttgcggaaaaagtaaacggttatgagacacttttcttcccaccattattttcgtctggccacatgctttaaaaatatgcatgtgtattaggtcagtcatttgcagataatacggtaaaGGTCGCGCAacgtgtgcattttgggccatttttgtctaaaaatttagtgtcctgaaacctgcgttttactcgtttttatcacagaagcaacagaatcggcagactgaaaatgtcacataatgaagtgctatgtctacgCAAGACATTCGCTTaaaaattgccttgaatttgtcgaaattggattttttatgatttttttcgcactggtatcagcgctgagttgtggagttttcaaatttactgtcccttgcccccataagtgAATTCGgcaaaaattaaatttcgaaaaatctcttgattttgcgcagttttaggtagtttagaacctctagattgatattttaaactttctggggacttaaaacgctaaatgacggcacagcagctcaaaaatgttacggtgaggacacatcaaggtttgaaagtcaatatctgcacagacgattttttaaaattctaccaccattaacagtgttttagcaccgtaaaaacaccgttttcattattcttaacccacgtagcgcatatttagccaatcagctcTGCATTCCATCAATCAGGGGGATGCTTggagggtggggaccccatgaaataggcaaatagggggtgggggcattttattttcgcaaaatgatgcgaatatgactttatttcatttttactgatggaatacgttgaattacgccagaaaatgataaaaacggacGTACTTTACATTATTTGTCTCGTAGCggcaaattgtaaattttggctcattttgcgcgaGAGGGATGGGCTAGTTTAGATGCTCACATACAGACATCTTTTCatgctactaaaattatttttgtgtggttttattcgcaaaagaggtattaaagttcagaaccagtaaaatccgcttttggtcataaaaagaaaaatcataaatACATCGCCgtacaacaataggttgattttcacaccttacaaataacatggatattttttgacaagctgtgatatcgacgaaaccaggtgtaaaagcagtacaggtaagttgacgggactgaaaaatctcatcgagctaaacaaaatatcgagctaattatatcgaggtaatgataaatacttacattaagataaatagggaaaaatcgggaccgactaaaacacatcgtgctaaccgaagtatcgagctaaccgatatcgaggtaacgatattcaactgtaaaTACCGAAAGACACTGAAAAACAGAAAGACaccaaaaacattataaaaatatatgaaacgaATGAAATAAGATGCTCTAGACATATATTACGATCTTGTGATATATCAAGAATTACATTCGATGATCAATTTCAATGAATTTTACATATTCCTTAATGTTACCAATCTGCAAAATCGTGAGTGATATTCAATTTGCCTACTAATGAGTTGTTATTAATTTTATGTTGATATACCGAATTAATAAATAAGTTCATTTTCAATTCTATATCTTTTCAACATTAATATAATGACTTTTTGTGAATGATAGAAATAAAGGCAATGCTCAAGTTACAATCAAAGCTTGAACTTTCTATTTTCAACTCTTATATTTGATCTTTTAAAACTCAAAAAGATTGTTATTGTTTATGTATAATGTGCATTTATACAAGACAATTGTTGATACCGTACTTCCCTGAATTGTAAATAGATATGTAAACTGCCACACAATTATTTGGTGATGGACGTATGATGTAATACGTTTTTGccaattaaatacaaaatgtatttgatttgatttgacttgacttgacttgacttaaCTTGACTGTTATGTTATTGTGTATCAGCTTCATGTCTTTTGCAGAAGCTGACATTCTTGTTTCATGTATTACTGTACAAAAATTACTGTATCACAGACTGGATAAGGAGTCTGGAGATCACATTGAAGTCATTTTTTTacgttatatattttttgtattgatAAAAAAGCGAAGTATTTAACGCTGAAATAAAATGGTTAAATTACACATTTACCTTTGTTTTGCATTGGTTAACATTCAGCGTATCAACATGAAAAGTGCACgacatacaataaaatctggaaagtagatccctcggaagcaccgagaacaaggcaaatagtgaaaattgcagactcggtttgattgagtctgttcatgggcagtaatggaaaaagcaacactgcccacgccccctagcaccggcttaagcagtattcaatcttcaaatctaaatgagttgaaatcaatgatcccgaaggaccagaaaatatacaaCACTTATCCAACTAGTAGTTAGTATTGCGTTTGTGCTTTGCTAGCAAACTGTACAATCAATGACCTTTAAGAAACGACACattcttacaataatttttatgctcttcagttacaaaaatgaaaatcaattgcTCTATTACAGATGTACTTTGACGAATAAATACAGTGGTGGAACTTTACGATTTTTTTTGGCAGTTTCAGTATATATCACACTAGTTCGGTTAGCTCAAAGGTAGAGTATTGTGGTCGCGGCGTGGTGTATATACTTCACAGAAAACAGTAGAACAGTTTACTTAATTGCGGAAATAAAGTCAGTTCTGGTTCAGAGTCTACAAACACTGACCAACGTTGTGTAatagaaataatgttgaaaaacggcacaACACCTAGGCAGACAATCAAACAAACCTTGTTATGTAAGTTTAGTTAGGTACCGATTTTTCTTGTTATACacagattaaaaaaatatttcaaattttaagtaaCAAATTGTTCATCATTATTAAATGACAACTTGCTTACATGCATCAGACTTGTTGGAGGAATGACCGTAGATGAATGAAATAATCAATGTTTTAAGACAGTCACTTCGAAAACGGGTTCCTTTTCTTGTTTTATTCTAATTGCTGCTTAATCGATGAATTCGACACTATATTTTTTTGGTCTAAAAACCAACCGTTTCTTAGCCTTATAAAGGAAACACCAACTTTTTTGTACTACACTAAATGAAAGTTTTAACGCACAACCATCCCCATCCTTTGGGAAACCTTATGTTTCAATTTGAAATGAAGTTTGATAAATATCTTTACAACAAACGTAAATGTAACGCAAGTTTTGAATTATGTATTTGCTTAAAATTTAGACAAATGCATTCACGATCACCATAacatagaaattaaatttttatttctaattatcATATAATATACGTTTTTCCCAAGAAGAATAGAAAACAAAAACGGATTTTCCCAGGAAATGTCACGTACAAAACTATGACCTTCTAAAGTTAGTGAAAAAAGTCTCGTGAAAAAACCTCTAATCCAGCAAAATAATCCCTATCTGGAGATGTGCTAAGCTAGATTATCTAATCTAACTGTTTTAATACGATAACATTCAAACCACTTTCATTCAAGTGagttttttcctgtataaaaCATATTGACATAAACCACACCTGTCAACATTTCCAGATTTTTGTTTTCGTTCTATCCATGAAGCAAATAAAATATCGAGCTTCGGTGTCTGCATGCATTGCTTTACTATAAACAGGGCCCGTGCACAGCACTTCGGCGATATTTAGTACATCCGGGGTCTGGTCCTGTCGTGCGTTCGAACATTGCGCTCGGTAAATGTAGAAAGGTAGCTAAAGGTCGAAGCTATGAATATCTAGATGTCGCGAATTTGGTCTCCAAACAGTTCTACAATTGATACCGTTACATAACTAAAGTATCGTTAAGACATATTGTTACTGTCAATCTTCGCAGTATGATACaattatatagatatattaagAGTTCTTAAAGTAGTAAATATGCATCGTTCATTGTCACTTGATAAAACGGAAATCAATTTCAGTGAAGGCGAACGTGCATTGTTCTCTGTAAATAACGGACAACTTTTCAGCATAAATCACAGGTGGTGTACGAATTAGTTCAGACAGTGTTGCCTTCCTGCGAACATGATCGCTCGGTTCGTGGTCTTGTGCACGGTGAAAAATTATGATAGTAGTTTTCGTCCGTACAAAGTCTTTTCGAAATTACTATCATTTCTATAAATACAATATCCGTGTTAATATTGGCCAGCTTACCAATGAATAATAGATAAGAAAAATACACTTCTGAATGCGGTTTTGGGATACCAGTTAAAATCAAAAGGCACCCGATTGATAGCTATTTTAAGCATATTCATTTATTACGCAATCATTAGTTACATCCGAAGTAAGTAATCAACCTCTGACATGTTAATATAAACTGCTTGATATATTTTGATTTGCCATAAATTTATACGTTGATAGTGATACAGAGAAAATATGTTTGAAGTAATAGTAAAGTTAGTCATTCTTattctttttgttgttcttttcttGTTGTGGGATTCGTTAAATATCATTTTTCGCATATTAATATGCGGAGTTATATGCATATATGCGTATGTGTATGTTAGGTCCGCCTCTGCCAGACATAAAACAGAAAGACATAGGGGAGCTTGTAGAGCACAGGTAAGCatataacattataatatatcaatattattgttttactttttaatggGAGAGAAGTGACGATAGAGCGAAATAATATCTGTTTAAATAATGATACACTTTTATGAAGGCATGTACCAATTGATGAATGTCActaaaacgttttttttataatagggtaactgaaatacttttaaatatgtatgtatgtttatcttgtttaatctatacgttttacatttatgaattttgttaatgtggaatgcattatttttgtatgcgtatttgttagtatttttgcagtttttctgtGAAGAACTTTTGAACGTGTAGGcctacatgtgcatgaaaagagtgctatataaatgtggtataataataatataataatataaagatGTATAATTATGACATTCAAACGGAATAGATTGTCGCATGATACTCTTAATTAACTGATATTACGCCCGTAGCAAAAACTTTTCTAAAACAGGGAGGCATTTCGAGGGTAATATTATAATAGAATGGTTTTGAAGATTATTCTAGAATAACCTTGCTGGAATCGAAGTAATTCTAATAACTCTTGTTTCTCGAAGTAAAGTTTGAGTAGAATTTGTAGGATTTGGAggataatgaaaaatatattgcGAGCATATGGAATAGGTAGTTATGCGAAGCgagtaaatattttttgaaaggtTTTAGGGTATCATTCCAGGAATTACGGCCAGcttcttttgttttaaatatgttgaAACTGAGAGATATTGTACACATCGACGCCCCAGAATAAAAAAAGACGTAAATGTTAGTAATTTATAGGCCtatattttttgaaactatatacCAAGCTTGAAGGGGCATAATGATGTcctattaaaaaaaagttttgtccagataagaaaacaaaagaaatacgaACTAAAACACTTAATATAAAGGCACTTTTATTTCATAATGTTTTCTGCTcccatttataaaatgttgatactttcggcaaaacgaaaaataaaactgtctatgacagatacgccTTTCTGTTATGTAGAAATGACAAGCTACGGGCCTGCATACTGTACTCGATATTCAGTGATTAGGTTATAGAttatgcatatttatgaataacGTAATTCAACTCTTTTTCTTTCATAATAGCGACTTGATtcgattttcataaaaaataaacccGGAATAACCCTTACCTCGGGTATTGATCCGGAATAAACGTATTGCGCAGTTAGATACAGTTTGCCTTGACCCAGAAAAGTGGTATTTTGAAGTATAATTTTCCAATGTCTAAAAATAGCTTTTCCGAGATTTCATGACATAATACATCTATTAatagctgacctaaacataaacagTAAACACAGCTGATAAAAAATGCGGAAGAGAATTTAACAAAGGATTATTGAAAacgtatgtatttcttttttttttatttatgagaAGTTATCAATGTAGTTACATTATCATAGTTATTAGCATTgcatatattaaaataaacaagttttaacaATGAATACGGAATGGGTTAAGGAGACGTCAcgactgagatagtttagcattattacaatacacagtcggtattggaattgtgtttccaatacatgtgctaattagataaatcctcaatatctatgtgaaaataagggatgtgttttgtatgattgcaacactgtgagttgctctaattactgacaaattactgaaacaataggaattcgtacgagagacggatagacaaaacaacagtgaggtaacaatatattcttttattgtttaaatgtatgagttgtaagctacaataaagaatacccattttatgaaaatcaaactggaagttagaaataacagaaaaaaattaattaggtcatgagtcatcatatacctgtcaaaatttgtcattagttttcgcgagctgtcaaacttatttttatctctctattctgcaaatgcattgtttttgaaagtatcttggacggatattgtaatgTGCAACTTACTTTATATTCCACATTAATAtgtgtgcttgaaattgctttgttgagctcaccgacgtcacatatgaatgtctattgttttaatttattgtctgttataaaggtatcaaatctcaatattaagatataagaattgttcctttctggtagacaaaggaaactatttggttgaatcatgatataacggtttttggaaagaactgaatattctttggttttttgttattcaccggaaattcaaaaagtgacatcaccttaacacaggcaccagtatcggacctgggacaaaaaatatgCCCTTGTTtacatcctaaatgagttcaaaatgaaaaatatgtagtgaatatgagcccccttcaaaagatacatactgTATGTCTAcagtagacatatgtacttttttgaagggggctcatatttcactacatatttttttcattttgaactcatttaggatgaaaacaaacatatatttgttccaggtccgatactggtgcctgtggttCGGAtcgaaatgttttctacaatgtagaatttgattaaactctgatttttcaaaatataattagaaaattcagcaaataaaaaagataatggGAGCCTATGGGAAAATAATAACTTTCATAACGTTTtggcaaataattttttttctacaatgtagattttaatgaaacttctcacagttgtaaataatcaTATGGCCTAtaaattggtgaaataaaatgtataggttcgtgTGCTTATATtcgagatatttgaccatgattaaagtaaattttacatttcaagCTTATCTCAAAACATTATTTTGGATTATTTAGCGTGTCAGatgttttagtatcatattttaactttagaaagatagtagcaGTGACAATAATAGATTTACTTACAGGATGCTAATTATTc
The sequence above is a segment of the Mercenaria mercenaria strain notata chromosome 3, MADL_Memer_1, whole genome shotgun sequence genome. Coding sequences within it:
- the LOC123524809 gene encoding uncharacterized protein LOC123524809 produces the protein MPCFAVNTKLGTETNMWKLVLVGLLLGTSFGPVDCLLGWLFEGVGKIIGSVVKPVFGIDKFERQAEQGRHSVEAGIATFNGNVANSLRNLDTYVKNEIIPEIKKMTESGTEIAESAKDMADNAKKLVNEVIEVLIPAATETLDAARDMMFGITDSTKQVANSTSRLLDTATDVLIPETAQTLNTTRWMMIEFVNITRGIQGRIGQSLDNVDYILELLIALMFMFLGFVCGYELRRVGYILRPRGFVALEICLLKWSRIVCFVSAFLLAVRIILKMLQISLFSKPERLLFFILFPILSVFSYYVLRLLLFLFHLLCTGLYYLFCLVKYLLYFPYLILYYVFLAPFVLTYECFVNRNTHLNRIGALIIYCMPVIFCLLYCGCEEVMDSLLKATEKENSNSVDADAEYSLTWLYSLLVTFVAFYLVAVVLKFCYPPPVPRPFVAGVRVTETYVKSLKFIPYT